In a genomic window of Passer domesticus isolate bPasDom1 chromosome 3, bPasDom1.hap1, whole genome shotgun sequence:
- the GNPAT gene encoding dihydroxyacetone phosphate acyltransferase isoform X4 has protein sequence MKHVFYFIISLVLHRSDLQRGGRMNEKIASATLQKELTSKKRDEFEDILEERRLSSDLRYAMKCYTPVIYKGLSPCKPNAIKSAVLQSEQVQYVIKQLAKEMGESPDIIQEEAMEILDEMGHRMQLGAVRFFAFTLSKIFKQLFQRVCVNEEGMQRLQHAIQEHPVVLLPSHRSYVDFLMLSYLLYTYDLALPVIASGIDFLGMKIVGELLRRAGAFFMRRSFGGNRLYWAVFAEYVKTMLRSGYAPIEFFLEGTRSRTAKTLTPKFGLLSIVMEPFFKREVFDTYLVPISISYERILEESLYAYELLGVPKPKESTSGLLKARRILSDNFGTIHIYIGQPVSLRTLASGRINRCPYNLVPRHLPQKPSEDIQEFVSDVAYKMELLQIENMVLSPWVLVAAVLLQNLPAMEFDLLIEKTLWLKGLTQTFGGFIEWPDNLCAKKAVLSSLILHSNIARLVDGHMVLNDKGVEDGAVGEIVFRHALAVLMCATYRNQLLNVFVRPALVAVALQMAPSFRKEEVYSCFNFLRDVFSDEFIFFPGISLKDFEEGCFLLTKCDAIQTSQQEIYPTDKGSDTVSFLSAMFRPFVEGYQLIFRYLSKEMKEAFTEKQFIPGVRNFVFQLLEKGSTQCYEALSSDMQKNALSALVKLGAVKKKKMPNGLTYNVNQEAVSKILDMFDARIPVQKPVAARL, from the exons ATGAAGCATGTTTTTTACTTCATTATCAGTTTGGTTCTGCACAGGTCAGATTTACAAAGAGGAGGTAGAATGAATGAAAAGATTGCCAGTGCTACCCTTCAG AAAGAGCTCACATCAAAGAAAAGAGATGAGTTTGAGGATATTTTGGAGGAAAGACGGTTGTCCAGTGACTTGAGATACGCCATGAAATGTTACACCCCGGTGATCTACAAGGGACTTTCACCTTGCAAGCCAAATGCTATCAAAAGTGCTGTTCTCCAGTCAGAGCAAGTTCAGTATGTCATCAAGCAG TTAGCAAAAGAAATGGGAGAATCACCTGATATTATTCAAGAAGAAGCCATGGAAATCCTGGATGAAATGGGCCACCGTATGCAACTAGGAGCTGTCAGATTTTTTGCCTTCACTCTgagcaaaatatttaaacagcTTTTCCAGAGAGTTTGTGTGAATGAAGAAGGAATGCAGAGA TTGCAACATGCCATTCAGGAGCATCCcgtggtgctgctgcccagccaccGAAGCTACGTAGACTTTTTGATGTTGTCTTATTTGCTATACACGTATGACTTGGCCTTGCCTGTCATTGCATCAGGAATAG ATTTCCTAGGAATGAAAATAGTTGGGGAGCTGCTACGAAGGGCAGGTGCCTTTTTTATGCGACGTTCCTTTGGTGGGAACAGACTCTACTGGGCAGTGTTTGCTGAATATGTAAAAACGATGTTAAGG AGTGGCTATGCCCCAATTGAATTTTTTCTTGAGGGGACTAGAAGCCGCACTGCCAAGACTCTGACTCCAAAATTTG GTCTTCTCAGCATTGTGATGGAACCCTTTTTCAAACGTGAAGTCTTTGACACGTATCTTGTTCCCATCAGCATCAGCTATGAGAGGATATTAGAAGAATCTCTCTATGCATATGAACTCCTAGGAGTCCCAAAGCCCAAAGAATCTACATCT GGGTTGTTAAAAGCCAGGAGAATCCTCAGTGACAATTTTGGTACCATACATATCTACATTGGCCAGCCAGTATCCCTTAGAACCTTGGCATCTGGGAGGATCAATCGGTGCCCGTACAATTTGGTTCCCAG GCATCTTCCCCAAAAGCCATCTGAGGATATCCAAGAATTTGTCAGTGACGTAGCTTATAAAATGGAGCTCCTGCAAATAGAAAACATGGTTTTGAGCCCTTGGGTGCTAGTTGCTGCTGTCCTGCTCCAGAACTTGCCAGCCATGGAATTTGACCTTCTAATAGAAAAGACTCTGTGGCTTAAAGGCTTAACACAGACTTTTGGAGGATTCATTGAATGGCCTG ATAACCTGTGTGCCAAAAAAGCAGTCCTGTCTAGCCTCATCCTGCATTCCAACATCGCTCGCCTTGTCGATGGCCACATGGTCCTGAATGACAAGGGAGTGGAAGATGGAGCCGTAGGGGAAATCGTCTTCAGGCACGCGCTGGCCGTGCTCATGTGTGCCACGTACAGGAACCAGCTGCTGAACGTCTTCGTgcgcccagccctggtggcagtCGCCTTGCAGATGGCACCCAGCTTCAGGAAAG aggaAGTCTATAGCTGCTTCAACTTCTTGAGAGATGTTTTTTCTGATGAGTTCATCTTCTTTCCTGGCATTTCATTGAAG GATTTTGAGGAAGGATGTTTTCTACTCACAAAATGTGATGCCATTCAAACGAGTCAACAGGAGATTTACCCTACTGACAAAGGAAGTGATACGGTGTCTTTCTTGTCAGCTATGTTCAGACCTTTTGTGGAAGGTTATCAG TTAATTTTCAGATACCTCtcaaaggaaatgaaagaagCATTTACTGAGAAGCAGTTTATACCCGGAGTCCGCAACTTTGTTTTTCAACTTCTCGAGAAGG GGAGTACACAATGTTATGAAGCACTGTCTTCTGACATGCAGAAAAATGCCTTATCAGCTCTTGTGAAACTGGGTGcagtgaagaagaagaaaat gCCCAATGGATTAACTTACAATGTAAATCAAGAGGCTGTTAGTAAAATCCTGGACATGTTTG atGCTCGGATACCTGTACAGAAACCTGTGGCTGCACGACTCTAA
- the GNPAT gene encoding dihydroxyacetone phosphate acyltransferase isoform X3 — MNEKIASATLQQKELTSKKRDEFEDILEERRLSSDLRYAMKCYTPVIYKGLSPCKPNAIKSAVLQSEQVQYVIKQLAKEMGESPDIIQEEAMEILDEMGHRMQLGAVRFFAFTLSKIFKQLFQRVCVNEEGMQRLQHAIQEHPVVLLPSHRSYVDFLMLSYLLYTYDLALPVIASGIDFLGMKIVGELLRRAGAFFMRRSFGGNRLYWAVFAEYVKTMLRSGYAPIEFFLEGTRSRTAKTLTPKFGLLSIVMEPFFKREVFDTYLVPISISYERILEESLYAYELLGVPKPKESTSGLLKARRILSDNFGTIHIYIGQPVSLRTLASGRINRCPYNLVPRHLPQKPSEDIQEFVSDVAYKMELLQIENMVLSPWVLVAAVLLQNLPAMEFDLLIEKTLWLKGLTQTFGGFIEWPDNLCAKKAVLSSLILHSNIARLVDGHMVLNDKGVEDGAVGEIVFRHALAVLMCATYRNQLLNVFVRPALVAVALQMAPSFRKEEVYSCFNFLRDVFSDEFIFFPGISLKDFEEGCFLLTKCDAIQTSQQEIYPTDKGSDTVSFLSAMFRPFVEGYQLIFRYLSKEMKEAFTEKQFIPGVRNFVFQLLEKGSTQCYEALSSDMQKNALSALVKLGAVKKKKMPNGLTYNVNQEAVSKILDMFDARIPVQKPVAARL, encoded by the exons ATGAATGAAAAGATTGCCAGTGCTACCCTTCAG CAGAAAGAGCTCACATCAAAGAAAAGAGATGAGTTTGAGGATATTTTGGAGGAAAGACGGTTGTCCAGTGACTTGAGATACGCCATGAAATGTTACACCCCGGTGATCTACAAGGGACTTTCACCTTGCAAGCCAAATGCTATCAAAAGTGCTGTTCTCCAGTCAGAGCAAGTTCAGTATGTCATCAAGCAG TTAGCAAAAGAAATGGGAGAATCACCTGATATTATTCAAGAAGAAGCCATGGAAATCCTGGATGAAATGGGCCACCGTATGCAACTAGGAGCTGTCAGATTTTTTGCCTTCACTCTgagcaaaatatttaaacagcTTTTCCAGAGAGTTTGTGTGAATGAAGAAGGAATGCAGAGA TTGCAACATGCCATTCAGGAGCATCCcgtggtgctgctgcccagccaccGAAGCTACGTAGACTTTTTGATGTTGTCTTATTTGCTATACACGTATGACTTGGCCTTGCCTGTCATTGCATCAGGAATAG ATTTCCTAGGAATGAAAATAGTTGGGGAGCTGCTACGAAGGGCAGGTGCCTTTTTTATGCGACGTTCCTTTGGTGGGAACAGACTCTACTGGGCAGTGTTTGCTGAATATGTAAAAACGATGTTAAGG AGTGGCTATGCCCCAATTGAATTTTTTCTTGAGGGGACTAGAAGCCGCACTGCCAAGACTCTGACTCCAAAATTTG GTCTTCTCAGCATTGTGATGGAACCCTTTTTCAAACGTGAAGTCTTTGACACGTATCTTGTTCCCATCAGCATCAGCTATGAGAGGATATTAGAAGAATCTCTCTATGCATATGAACTCCTAGGAGTCCCAAAGCCCAAAGAATCTACATCT GGGTTGTTAAAAGCCAGGAGAATCCTCAGTGACAATTTTGGTACCATACATATCTACATTGGCCAGCCAGTATCCCTTAGAACCTTGGCATCTGGGAGGATCAATCGGTGCCCGTACAATTTGGTTCCCAG GCATCTTCCCCAAAAGCCATCTGAGGATATCCAAGAATTTGTCAGTGACGTAGCTTATAAAATGGAGCTCCTGCAAATAGAAAACATGGTTTTGAGCCCTTGGGTGCTAGTTGCTGCTGTCCTGCTCCAGAACTTGCCAGCCATGGAATTTGACCTTCTAATAGAAAAGACTCTGTGGCTTAAAGGCTTAACACAGACTTTTGGAGGATTCATTGAATGGCCTG ATAACCTGTGTGCCAAAAAAGCAGTCCTGTCTAGCCTCATCCTGCATTCCAACATCGCTCGCCTTGTCGATGGCCACATGGTCCTGAATGACAAGGGAGTGGAAGATGGAGCCGTAGGGGAAATCGTCTTCAGGCACGCGCTGGCCGTGCTCATGTGTGCCACGTACAGGAACCAGCTGCTGAACGTCTTCGTgcgcccagccctggtggcagtCGCCTTGCAGATGGCACCCAGCTTCAGGAAAG aggaAGTCTATAGCTGCTTCAACTTCTTGAGAGATGTTTTTTCTGATGAGTTCATCTTCTTTCCTGGCATTTCATTGAAG GATTTTGAGGAAGGATGTTTTCTACTCACAAAATGTGATGCCATTCAAACGAGTCAACAGGAGATTTACCCTACTGACAAAGGAAGTGATACGGTGTCTTTCTTGTCAGCTATGTTCAGACCTTTTGTGGAAGGTTATCAG TTAATTTTCAGATACCTCtcaaaggaaatgaaagaagCATTTACTGAGAAGCAGTTTATACCCGGAGTCCGCAACTTTGTTTTTCAACTTCTCGAGAAGG GGAGTACACAATGTTATGAAGCACTGTCTTCTGACATGCAGAAAAATGCCTTATCAGCTCTTGTGAAACTGGGTGcagtgaagaagaagaaaat gCCCAATGGATTAACTTACAATGTAAATCAAGAGGCTGTTAGTAAAATCCTGGACATGTTTG atGCTCGGATACCTGTACAGAAACCTGTGGCTGCACGACTCTAA
- the GNPAT gene encoding dihydroxyacetone phosphate acyltransferase isoform X5, giving the protein MKCYTPVIYKGLSPCKPNAIKSAVLQSEQVQYVIKQLAKEMGESPDIIQEEAMEILDEMGHRMQLGAVRFFAFTLSKIFKQLFQRVCVNEEGMQRLQHAIQEHPVVLLPSHRSYVDFLMLSYLLYTYDLALPVIASGIDFLGMKIVGELLRRAGAFFMRRSFGGNRLYWAVFAEYVKTMLRSGYAPIEFFLEGTRSRTAKTLTPKFGLLSIVMEPFFKREVFDTYLVPISISYERILEESLYAYELLGVPKPKESTSGLLKARRILSDNFGTIHIYIGQPVSLRTLASGRINRCPYNLVPRHLPQKPSEDIQEFVSDVAYKMELLQIENMVLSPWVLVAAVLLQNLPAMEFDLLIEKTLWLKGLTQTFGGFIEWPDNLCAKKAVLSSLILHSNIARLVDGHMVLNDKGVEDGAVGEIVFRHALAVLMCATYRNQLLNVFVRPALVAVALQMAPSFRKEEVYSCFNFLRDVFSDEFIFFPGISLKDFEEGCFLLTKCDAIQTSQQEIYPTDKGSDTVSFLSAMFRPFVEGYQLIFRYLSKEMKEAFTEKQFIPGVRNFVFQLLEKGSTQCYEALSSDMQKNALSALVKLGAVKKKKMPNGLTYNVNQEAVSKILDMFDARIPVQKPVAARL; this is encoded by the exons ATGAAATGTTACACCCCGGTGATCTACAAGGGACTTTCACCTTGCAAGCCAAATGCTATCAAAAGTGCTGTTCTCCAGTCAGAGCAAGTTCAGTATGTCATCAAGCAG TTAGCAAAAGAAATGGGAGAATCACCTGATATTATTCAAGAAGAAGCCATGGAAATCCTGGATGAAATGGGCCACCGTATGCAACTAGGAGCTGTCAGATTTTTTGCCTTCACTCTgagcaaaatatttaaacagcTTTTCCAGAGAGTTTGTGTGAATGAAGAAGGAATGCAGAGA TTGCAACATGCCATTCAGGAGCATCCcgtggtgctgctgcccagccaccGAAGCTACGTAGACTTTTTGATGTTGTCTTATTTGCTATACACGTATGACTTGGCCTTGCCTGTCATTGCATCAGGAATAG ATTTCCTAGGAATGAAAATAGTTGGGGAGCTGCTACGAAGGGCAGGTGCCTTTTTTATGCGACGTTCCTTTGGTGGGAACAGACTCTACTGGGCAGTGTTTGCTGAATATGTAAAAACGATGTTAAGG AGTGGCTATGCCCCAATTGAATTTTTTCTTGAGGGGACTAGAAGCCGCACTGCCAAGACTCTGACTCCAAAATTTG GTCTTCTCAGCATTGTGATGGAACCCTTTTTCAAACGTGAAGTCTTTGACACGTATCTTGTTCCCATCAGCATCAGCTATGAGAGGATATTAGAAGAATCTCTCTATGCATATGAACTCCTAGGAGTCCCAAAGCCCAAAGAATCTACATCT GGGTTGTTAAAAGCCAGGAGAATCCTCAGTGACAATTTTGGTACCATACATATCTACATTGGCCAGCCAGTATCCCTTAGAACCTTGGCATCTGGGAGGATCAATCGGTGCCCGTACAATTTGGTTCCCAG GCATCTTCCCCAAAAGCCATCTGAGGATATCCAAGAATTTGTCAGTGACGTAGCTTATAAAATGGAGCTCCTGCAAATAGAAAACATGGTTTTGAGCCCTTGGGTGCTAGTTGCTGCTGTCCTGCTCCAGAACTTGCCAGCCATGGAATTTGACCTTCTAATAGAAAAGACTCTGTGGCTTAAAGGCTTAACACAGACTTTTGGAGGATTCATTGAATGGCCTG ATAACCTGTGTGCCAAAAAAGCAGTCCTGTCTAGCCTCATCCTGCATTCCAACATCGCTCGCCTTGTCGATGGCCACATGGTCCTGAATGACAAGGGAGTGGAAGATGGAGCCGTAGGGGAAATCGTCTTCAGGCACGCGCTGGCCGTGCTCATGTGTGCCACGTACAGGAACCAGCTGCTGAACGTCTTCGTgcgcccagccctggtggcagtCGCCTTGCAGATGGCACCCAGCTTCAGGAAAG aggaAGTCTATAGCTGCTTCAACTTCTTGAGAGATGTTTTTTCTGATGAGTTCATCTTCTTTCCTGGCATTTCATTGAAG GATTTTGAGGAAGGATGTTTTCTACTCACAAAATGTGATGCCATTCAAACGAGTCAACAGGAGATTTACCCTACTGACAAAGGAAGTGATACGGTGTCTTTCTTGTCAGCTATGTTCAGACCTTTTGTGGAAGGTTATCAG TTAATTTTCAGATACCTCtcaaaggaaatgaaagaagCATTTACTGAGAAGCAGTTTATACCCGGAGTCCGCAACTTTGTTTTTCAACTTCTCGAGAAGG GGAGTACACAATGTTATGAAGCACTGTCTTCTGACATGCAGAAAAATGCCTTATCAGCTCTTGTGAAACTGGGTGcagtgaagaagaagaaaat gCCCAATGGATTAACTTACAATGTAAATCAAGAGGCTGTTAGTAAAATCCTGGACATGTTTG atGCTCGGATACCTGTACAGAAACCTGTGGCTGCACGACTCTAA
- the PDCD2 gene encoding programmed cell death protein 2 isoform X1 → MAPGVELGFAAAAEGPGGAWRLHSTYFPSKVGGRPAWLGEAGLPGPAALRCGHCQQPCAFLLQLYAPLPGRPDAFHRTLFVFACRSPACYRLAGPSGPFRVFRSQLPRRNDTYPEEPPPEEPPPGPAPAPPPRLGSGAALCRVCGCLGPRCCGRCRRAAYCGPEHQALDWRRGHRRSCGQHAAGDDSADAIPEHNEFLFPEYEILIEPEEPEFPADSTDDEQGAEDTSKDAKEQEELGAAGPADEAFQSLDEETLEAMAKHETEEEKIFQMFKKQVAAEPEQIIRYCRGGEGPLWVSGENRPEEKDIPNCVCGAKRIFEFQIMPQLLNHLQVDSLGESIDWGTLVVYTCADSCGGGTEYLEEFIWKQDYSMGSTL, encoded by the exons ATGGCTCCCGGCGTGGAGCTGGGTttcgcggcggcggcggagggcCCGGGCGGTGCCTGGCGGCTGCACAGCACCTACTTCCCCAGCAAGGTCGGGGGGCGGCCGGCGTGGCTGGGCGAGGCCGGGCTGCCGGGCCCCGCCGCTCTGCGCTGCGgccactgccagcagccctgcgccttcctgctccagctgtaCGCGCCGCTGCCCGGCCGCCCCGACGCCTTCCACCGCACCCTCTTCGTGTTTGCCTGCCGCAGCCCCGCCTGCTACCGCCTGGCGGGCCCGAGCGGGCCTTTCCGCG TGTTCCGGAGCCAGCTGCCGCGGCGGAACGACACGTACCCCGAGGAGCCGCCCCCCGAGGAGcccccgccgggcccggcccccgcgCCCCCGCCGCGGCTGGGCAGCGGCGCCGCGCTCTGCCGCGTCTGCGGCTGCCTCGGGCCGCGCTGCTgcgggcgctgccgccgcgCCGCCTACTGCGGGCCCGAGCACCAGGCGCTGGACTGGCGGCGCGGGCACCGCCGCTCCTGCGGGCAGCACGCCGCCGGAG aTGACTCGGCAGATGCAATTCCAGAGCATAATGAATTCCTTTTTCCAGAGTATGAAATTTTGATAGAACCTGAGGAACCAGAATTTCCTGCTGACAGCACTGATGATGAACAAGGAGCTGAAGACACATCAAAGGATGCAAAAGAACAAGAGGAACTTGGAGCTGCAGGCCCTGCAG ATGAAGCATTTCAGTCCTTAGATGAAGAGACATTGGAAGCAATGGCAAAACACGagactgaagaagaaaagatcttccaaatgtttaaaaaacaagTAGCTGCTGAACCAGAACAG ATTATTAGatactgcagaggaggagaaggtcCACTCTGGGTGTCAGGTGAAAATAGGCCTGAAGAAAAAGATATCCCAAATTGTGTATGTGGTGCCAAAAGGATATTTGAATTCCAG ATTATGCCACAGCTCCTGAATCACCTTCAGGTtgacagccttggagagagcaTTGACTGGGGAACGCTGGTAGTGTACACTTGTGCTGACAGCTGTGGTGGGGGAACTGAATACCTGGAAGAGTTCATATGGAAACAAGACTATTCCATGGGCTCTACTTTATGA
- the PDCD2 gene encoding programmed cell death protein 2 isoform X2 → MAPGVELGFAAAAEGPGGAWRLHSTYFPSKVGGRPAWLGEAGLPGPAALRCGHCQQPCAFLLQLYAPLPGRPDAFHRTLFVFACRSPACYRLAGPSGPFRVFRSQLPRRNDTYPEEPPPEEPPPGPAPAPPPRLGSGAALCRVCGCLGPRCCGRCRRAAYCGPEHQALDWRRGHRRSCGQHAAGEYEILIEPEEPEFPADSTDDEQGAEDTSKDAKEQEELGAAGPADEAFQSLDEETLEAMAKHETEEEKIFQMFKKQVAAEPEQIIRYCRGGEGPLWVSGENRPEEKDIPNCVCGAKRIFEFQIMPQLLNHLQVDSLGESIDWGTLVVYTCADSCGGGTEYLEEFIWKQDYSMGSTL, encoded by the exons ATGGCTCCCGGCGTGGAGCTGGGTttcgcggcggcggcggagggcCCGGGCGGTGCCTGGCGGCTGCACAGCACCTACTTCCCCAGCAAGGTCGGGGGGCGGCCGGCGTGGCTGGGCGAGGCCGGGCTGCCGGGCCCCGCCGCTCTGCGCTGCGgccactgccagcagccctgcgccttcctgctccagctgtaCGCGCCGCTGCCCGGCCGCCCCGACGCCTTCCACCGCACCCTCTTCGTGTTTGCCTGCCGCAGCCCCGCCTGCTACCGCCTGGCGGGCCCGAGCGGGCCTTTCCGCG TGTTCCGGAGCCAGCTGCCGCGGCGGAACGACACGTACCCCGAGGAGCCGCCCCCCGAGGAGcccccgccgggcccggcccccgcgCCCCCGCCGCGGCTGGGCAGCGGCGCCGCGCTCTGCCGCGTCTGCGGCTGCCTCGGGCCGCGCTGCTgcgggcgctgccgccgcgCCGCCTACTGCGGGCCCGAGCACCAGGCGCTGGACTGGCGGCGCGGGCACCGCCGCTCCTGCGGGCAGCACGCCGCCGGAG AGTATGAAATTTTGATAGAACCTGAGGAACCAGAATTTCCTGCTGACAGCACTGATGATGAACAAGGAGCTGAAGACACATCAAAGGATGCAAAAGAACAAGAGGAACTTGGAGCTGCAGGCCCTGCAG ATGAAGCATTTCAGTCCTTAGATGAAGAGACATTGGAAGCAATGGCAAAACACGagactgaagaagaaaagatcttccaaatgtttaaaaaacaagTAGCTGCTGAACCAGAACAG ATTATTAGatactgcagaggaggagaaggtcCACTCTGGGTGTCAGGTGAAAATAGGCCTGAAGAAAAAGATATCCCAAATTGTGTATGTGGTGCCAAAAGGATATTTGAATTCCAG ATTATGCCACAGCTCCTGAATCACCTTCAGGTtgacagccttggagagagcaTTGACTGGGGAACGCTGGTAGTGTACACTTGTGCTGACAGCTGTGGTGGGGGAACTGAATACCTGGAAGAGTTCATATGGAAACAAGACTATTCCATGGGCTCTACTTTATGA